The window ATTTAAAACACAAGTATGTAGCAATGAGCAAGCACAGAACATAGCTCTCAATATGCATGTTCTTGTAGTTATAGTGTATATATCACTTTAGGTTACTGTCTTGTGCATGCTGGGAGTTATCACTTTGCAGCCAACCCTGTGCATGCTGGGAGATATCACTTTCAGTTCCTGTACGAAACAAGCATGGACACAGAGCTGTTTCCTCTGCATACCTACCTTGGTTTTCATCCACACACTGTGGTCCGTCCCTCTGGTAATTCTTGGTTCTAGCATTAAATGGACAGTTGACGGGAATCTGCAGGTAGTTACTGCCCAGGCGATGTCTGTGTGTGTCCGAGTAAGAAAACAGGCGGCCCTACAGGTAAGCATTATACAAAGACTTGATTAAAACTTCTTAGCTTTGAACATACTTCTCTGTACATACTCCATTGCAGACTGCCTCTATACCTGCAACATTTTGTCTGGGCTGGCCTCAACTCCAGGAATCATGTGAACAGGTGAGAAGGCAATTTGTTCCACCTCGGCAAAGTAGTTCTTTGGATTTCTGTTCAGGACCATTCTCCCAACAGGTAACAGGGGGAACTCTCCCTGTGGCCAAATCTTAAGTTCAAAGAAAAGACAGTAcgacattttataaaattaatttagctggtctgtttctttttttaccttaacataTTAAGAAGGCTGAAGAGTCATGGACAATTTTAGGGTATAATCATCTCCAAAAGAGGAAGAGCTTAGTATAAagatataagaaaataattgatttctaACGCTAAAATGTATGGTATTTTTCCTTacataataaaagtttaaagctAATAGTATCATGCTTAAAGATTTCATTaagatctgatggttagttgttgaccatccagcctccttaacagTAACGATCCTTGTCCTTTGAAAGAGATAACAAATGAACCACAGAGATAACCATTTAATCCGTCTcattatctttgtattaaaaatcaatattttgctgacaaaatatatgtatgtaaataaaaagataacagAGAACACTGTACCTTGGTAAGGTCAAATGGATTGTATCGAAATTTCTCTGCCTCCTCAAAGGTCATGACCTGGATTTTGAGACTCCAGGAGGGGAAGTCTCCCTCAGAGATGTGGTTATACAGGTCTCTGATGGCGTAGTCTGGGTCATCCGTGGCCAGCTGGGCGGCTTCATCTGACATCAGATTCTTGATGCCTTGGTCACACTACACACAAACACAGATAAAATTGAGAGTTTTGGATAACTAACATGTATCCAGAGTTAATCTACTGTCATAATTAAAgacaaacatgttttattttaatttaaggataaaattcttataattACATATTCAAAGTATCAACATTTCTCTGTTTCTAGGAAATATATTTCTACTGTATatcacaaatttaaataaaaaaaattatgttccaATACAACTCTTTATTTCAGTAATAGGTTAGTACCCTTTAGAATAACTTTAAAATACTGCACAGATTTTATAATTCACCTTCCAGTGGAATTTACAGTACACAGGTTTGCCTTCCTTGTTGACCAGTTTAAACGTGTGACTGCCGTAGCCGTTCATCCTCCTATAACCGTCCGGTGTGCCTCGGTCTGAGAACAGGAAGGACACCTGGTGTGTGGTTTCCGGCCTCAGAGTAATGAAGTCCCAGAACATGTCAGGGTCCTGTGGGATAAAGCAAacacatttattaataaacagCAGATAAAACAAGTTTAATACAAAAACAGAGAGCAGACATAAATGGACTGCTAGAAATACATAGTTTCTTCTTTGTAAATTAACTgatcaaagagagataactgacCTTGAGATGAGTCTGGGGGTTTCTCTTTTGTGTGTGAATAAAGCTGGGAAACTACAAATTAGGTggaaaaaaatgatgaattaaAAGACATGGTACAGGTACAATGTATAACAATATCCGTTTTcaaatcaatgattttttttatcaatgctGAGCAGTAAAAACTCCATGAAATCAACCCTTGTCATACCAACATGGGGTCTCTGATAAAGAAGATAGGGGTGTTGTTGCCCACTATGTCCCAGTTTCCTTCTTCTGTGTACATTTTTACAGCGAAACCCCGGGGGTCACGGGCTGTGTCAGCAGATCCGCTCTCTCCACCTTTTCAAGCAAATCAGAGAAgtatttcatcataaaaatttgTAGTTACCTTACTGAAAAGTCACCATCCAAATAAGTCAGTAAAACATAACAGTGGAAACATCACGAGAAGTTAGACTTATCTGATCAATATACTCACCAACAGTGGAGAATCTAACAGCCAGGGGTGTTTTCTTGCCAACAAATTCAAAGGGCTTGGCTTTTGTGTATTTAGTAATGTCATGGGTGCATTCAAAGTATCCAAATGCTCCtaaatacagaaaataaaatttaaaaatttgattaccACTATGCTTATAAACTGCTATGAGTAAAGCACTAAGTGTGATAttttattctataatattgttgTCATGACCATTCACATTTTTTCTCAGCTTTTGTTGTGTGTTGATTCTTgtataaaattacaaacatgCCATATTGTCATactctgatattaaaaaatcacaTTCAATAATATGGAATTGCCATTgctagaaattaaaatatttatttggaaGTACAatagaaagaaataaaaataatcaatgaacAATACACATTTTATCTTCCATAGCACAGAAGCATTAATGGAGTTGCTGAAATAGAAAAGATGAGTGACCTGCTCCTTTGGCATGGACCACCCTCTCTGGGATTCTTTCACGGTTGAAGTGTGCCATCTCATCAGTGAAGACGAAGTCTTGGAGAAGGACCGGCCCCCGTGGACCAACTGTCATTGTGGCTGTCTTCAGACCCACAGGGGCACCTGTTCCAGTGGTCAACACATCTTCCTTCTGAAATCAGATGATTGTGATACCGTGAAAACATATCTGCACACCTAGTAAATGCAAAAACACTTGAACTGCAAATAAATAGCGACAAggtgttatttattttattaaaacaaaatagattACAATCGGACGAAATGAAAAAACCTAAAATCCGCATAGAATTGACATTTGAATGCatttaaatcatataaaaagtACTGTCAGATGTCTGGAATATTGTGACAATTATTTGGGTCAGATAACGTAAACGACGCACTAGTTGGTCAGCATGTCCACCGCGGGGCCTGCTTCATCGTGTTCCACTTACCACTTGGGTCTTTTTGAACTCCTTCAGCTGCTCAGCAGCCTTGTCACGTCCTGCCATTTTGTCGTTGTTGTAAGGAGGGTTGTGCAGAAGTTAACCCGATATGACGAAGTCCAGGTACAGCGTCCTATTTTATGTAACTTGGTTTACCAAACGAACAGGTCAGAGGTAAACTTAAATCTTTTGTGTTTGGAGGGAAGAAAATGTGTTGTTATGAAACTTGAGTTAAGTTGTACTATAACAAATTCGCTCTCTACTGAGCGTCGAGAAAACGAACATCTTCTGTAAAGAATAATAaagtatgttttttaaaacattgtaacGCGTTTTCCCCATTAATCCTAACCGAGTTAGTACAACACCGGTGAAAAAAGTTTAGCAAGTACTCGAGTACCATCTTAACTGAtctaaaaagtttattttaatttgaagaaaaaaaacccccatttatttgaataaaagtatGGTGATATCTAACAAATGTTAATGTTTCtatctgtgtttacattatGAATGTGTATAACGTTATGGGCCTTAAAACACGTGGGCTTGGTTGTCGGATATTGGaattctttatttaattatttgttcccgaagacaaaaatgaataatttaaaaatgagtAATCTTAagattatttctgtgtattgcattaAAGAAAATCACTGAAAACCCATGTTTCaatcatgttaaaaatgtgtattcaatgtaaattttaaaaagtcttcGAGAACGAATAATAAAGAATTCCACTATCCGATAACTACGCCCCTATGGCTTGAAAGCAACATGACATATGTACCCTGTACTTTAAAATATGATAGATGATAGATCTATAACAGATTAATTCTTCACCAAGCAATTCATTCATTATGACCAAATGTTACTCGACTATTGAAAATGTGGGATGTAAAAATATctacatttttatacaggatATTTAATCATGatcaattataaaattttgcatgaatcagAGCATCTTGTTTTTACTACACagagaatcaaagtactgacgtactgacgggagttgattttatcgattattatttattttagaatcaacgatacgttattttgcatggcgttagtttattatacatgtactatgtattTAGAatacgcacattttttataatacgaATACTCGGACTTTTCCGAAAAGAATTTCGATAaaacccatatgaatcatgtcatgtaatatttaaagagacTATGAATTCCATCAAGgtacgtatcagtaatcgaaatatttctgacattGGACTCTAGCTTCGTTCAACCACACGCTCGGCtttctccgttaatctccgacaagcaggaGAGATTCCCTGCTTGTCGAAAATTTACGGAAACCACCGATCGTCTGGTTGAAATCTCTAGCGTAGGATACCACTActataaaatatctaaattgttcctaccatttaaaatctgactattttcacgGTATTTATTAATAGGTTTCCTGGAGAAACAGTGCTTCAGAATTCATTACagcgaatttatcgattattttcgaggactaagtcttgtcagcggtgatgatttgtgattaggtccaaacactgtttcattttcggTTTGccacaatcgcaacttctcgggcctttccggcaagctcggaaaaacacctcgaatgtattacctaagcgtccatgacaacccccctttttgtaaaacttgaaataaatagaacactttttacgatctgttgagatgtgaggtatacttcattaaagtaaacgatatacactaaaatataacacagaagcgacatacaagaccgtctagccgatacttattttaactgataggaagcgactccattttgtataaaattctaacatccggtgatacattcgaggtgtttttccgagcttgccggaaaggcccgagaagttgcttTTATTCACATAGTACACTGCACGAAAACTCGCGTTTAATTTCTCCTTAAATGCAATTTAAACGTTgcgattatttaaaatttaaatatgtagAATTACATATTGTGTGccagtaaacaataaaaaataattagcatttAATTCAAGTTTACTGGGTTCCGTAAAAGAACAAATTTAATAAAGTtggaaaaattgtaaacttactCATACGTACAGATTTATGTGTTCCGTAAACTAACATTATACcttttgtatataaaacgtttaattttcattaaacatgcaaaaaaaaagtaaatttaatggatatattaaatttgtttggttaatttaatttaatgtaGAACTTAAACTTCATTGTTAGTTCTTGTTTAATTTACACcttacattataaaattgtcaaaaattcaataatataCGGGATTCGTAAACTTCCAAATACATTCAAATAAGATGCTTTCATAAACTTCATTATACCTCTTGTTTATGTGACGAGAATATTTGGATAAAACCTGCTGATATCAGCtagaattctttatattttacgCCATCATTATTCTcgtttaatgaaataatatctttatctagaaatgaaaaacatccagttgttttctttgaaattatgtttttgcaatttttttggaaaattaaaatcacacaAGTCCACTTATGATTCGATTTTATTGCATGTCAAATGTctcaatgatatttaaaaaagatacaagTTTTCTTACaaagcaaaatatttcaaaattttagtaTAAGTGTCACAATTTagaaaattacaatatatactCCATATGGAATTGATGCtattacaattataacttctGATAAAGTTCTTAAAAATACTAAAGTAAAACTCAGAATTTggaattttgaaaaacacaCTTATTTGACATAAGCAAATGCAGTGCAATACACAAAAATTGGAAACAATGCAGTCTATCTGGACtggtagaaaaaaaaacgaCTGAAACTGGTCTGCACATAACAAGCTATAATTTCCTAGTAACttgcttattttttatattcaacataaaataaGAGAAAAAGTCAATTTTCCACTATAATGCATGTGGATAAAGTTATGCTCTCTAATTAAACTGTTTAACTGCAACTTGAAAAGCAATTGTTGAAATTTGACTAAATTGAAGTAATCAGATTTTGTTACTTGTTCAATGGTAACttaaatacacacacacaaacacacatgtGTATCATCAAAAAAATCTGTCCATgttcatgtattttgaaaatagcattttttcattcaaacttTAACTTTGTAGTACACAACTCGCATGCAAACAGATCAGAGTTCTCGATTGAAATGCTATATTCAAAATGATATGATATGGagaaatgatatatttaaaacatggATCGAAATTCTTtgctttttcattttaaaaaactcgATTAGCAAAAACAGCTGGACAAGTACAATATTACTGTAATTATTAAAAGCAATATCAGatttgaataacaaaataaCACATATAAAGTTTCACTTTCAATACAAATTATTCAAGTCTATCCTAATAAGATAACAAATGTTATTTCTTGCATCTACGAGAAACTGACAGGGAAGCCTCACTCGCCCACAAGCAAGAGCAAAAGGATCGGTCCAAGACGCCACCTTTCTCTAACTTGGGTATCAAGATCTGCAACTTACTGCCAGCAAAGATCTAGACCTTTCAAAGTACTCTTGCATCgtctcatgtatttttttttacaatgaatttcTGTACACTTTAAAGTTACATAGTTATATAAGTGAAATTGTACAAACATGTGCATTGAAATAACTTgagataaaaaattgtatgtgCATGCATGCTACTCATTAAGTTAATATATCATTAAACAAGGAAAAAATATGACCGAGTTCTAAACTGCATCAAGTTTAATCGATCAGTACCTTTTGTTAACAGTTTAAAATacaacaaattttatataaacatttggttgtctcaatttaaaaaaaagaaaaacatcagAATTGCACAAA is drawn from Crassostrea angulata isolate pt1a10 chromosome 5, ASM2561291v2, whole genome shotgun sequence and contains these coding sequences:
- the LOC128184382 gene encoding catalase-like, with the protein product MAGRDKAAEQLKEFKKTQVKEDVLTTGTGAPVGLKTATMTVGPRGPVLLQDFVFTDEMAHFNRERIPERVVHAKGAGAFGYFECTHDITKYTKAKPFEFVGKKTPLAVRFSTVGGESGSADTARDPRGFAVKMYTEEGNWDIVGNNTPIFFIRDPMLFPSFIHTQKRNPQTHLKDPDMFWDFITLRPETTHQVSFLFSDRGTPDGYRRMNGYGSHTFKLVNKEGKPVYCKFHWKCDQGIKNLMSDEAAQLATDDPDYAIRDLYNHISEGDFPSWSLKIQVMTFEEAEKFRYNPFDLTKIWPQGEFPLLPVGRMVLNRNPKNYFAEVEQIAFSPVHMIPGVEASPDKMLQGRLFSYSDTHRHRLGSNYLQIPVNCPFNARTKNYQRDGPQCVDENQGGAPNYFPNSFSGPVDNPSNLESEFSISGDVKRYNTADEDNYSQVGVFWRKVLKPAERQRLVENIAGHAINASDFLQKRVVKNFSQADPEYGRAIQEKLDQLKAQRKAKSGVSAQL